A portion of the Oncorhynchus gorbuscha isolate QuinsamMale2020 ecotype Even-year linkage group LG07, OgorEven_v1.0, whole genome shotgun sequence genome contains these proteins:
- the LOC124040155 gene encoding heat-stable enterotoxin receptor-like, producing MAHRGWWVCVCWMVLIAGRCEAIYPHCLDGIMMNVVLLDDDISPWSMTFVRSAVESAIQLDAELPCKSCPNGVKRNLTANFLGLETSLYSKKGCKSSTCEVVETLKNLTKTGQEGWVLLGPTCTHATFQMVDQEVGLKLLMPIISAGSFALSCDYQDNLTRILPPARKISTFFTKFWDFKNNIKPKWSTAFLYKKQENTEDCFWYINALGTGSAHFSLHVKNTQVITKAEDLRMELNSKKRTSNLFIVCGTPEDIVDLKNGTMEVDPSVVFILVDLYNDKYYTNKSSIPAMKNVLVLTMPNTRNYTVDTDLGNNVMMNDYMAAYHDAVLLFGQVMRKIWSKPESELNHTEVVNINHFRNISFDGIAGHYKLDDHGDRDVNFSVIYTTTDNKYETLFIFNTVYNYTNIVNSKPSFIWGRHLPNDIPDQGLGVQNIVVIVLGVTVVVVATIAFIFYRQNRRERQVRKRWSHIHSDLITPLEYNERSLVCLKIDEDHRTNKSYMIRQGRYDKKIVILKELNHSDGNFNKSQRIELNSLLHIDYYNLTKFYGTVKYDHGVFGVFEYGERGSLRCVLNDNISYPEETFMDWEFKISVMYDIAKGMSYLHSSDIQVHGRLKSTNCVVDNRMVVKITGFGCNTILNPGRDLWTAPEHLRRQGISQKGDVYSFAIIAQEIVLRRKTFYTEAYSDRTEKMARVQYPIKITYFRPDLNFETAGEKELEVYMLIKICWDEDPERRPDFKKIESSLGKIFSNLHNQANESYMDNLIRRLQMYSRNLEHLVEERTTLYKAERDRADCLNFMLLPRPVVRSLKETGIVEPELFEEVTVYFSDIVGFTTLCQYSTPMEVVDMLNDIYKGFDSILDHHDVYKVETIGDAYMVASGLPRRNGNRHAVDISRMALDIVAFMGTFQLRHLPGLPVWIRIGMHSGPCAAGVVGIKMPRYCLFGDTVNTASSMESTGHPLRIHVSQPTISILQRTDCKFEYEKRGETFLKGKGTELTYWLTGETGEDYNLPTPPTAENCQRLQQDLAQMIQECLENRSLGSEVMEERNTLSMRQRVGRDGGEQGGEEEDNDDQPEYLHLATVNNFSTLL from the exons ATGGCTCATAGAGGTTGGTGGGTGTGTGTCTGCTGGATGGTGTTGATCGCAGGCCGATGCGAGGCGATATACCCTCACTGTCTGGATGGGATCATGATGAACGTAGTTCTGCTGGATGACGACATCTCTCCCTGGAGTATGACATTTGTCCGTAGCGCTGTGGAGAGTGCGATACAGCTCGACGCTGAACTCCCCTGTAAAAGCTGTCCAAACG GAGTGAAGCGAAACCTGACTGCAAACTTCCTTGGGCTCGAGACTAGTTTGTACAGCAAGAAAGGCTGCAAAAGCAGCACTTGTGAAGTGGTGGAGACCTTGAAGAACCTAACT AAAACAGGCCAGGAGGGCTGGGTTTTGCTGGGGCCCACCTGTACCCATGCAACCTTTCAGATGGTTGA TCAAGAGGTTGGTCTGAAGCTCCTCATGCCCATCATCTCAGCAGGCAGCTTTGCTCTGTCATGTGACTACCAAGACAACCTGACCCGCATATTGCCCCCTGCACGCAAGATCTCCACATTCTTCACAAAATTCTGGGACTTCAAAAACAATATCAAACCCAAGTGGTCCACAGCCTTCCTCTATAAGAAgcaggagaacactgaggactgCTTCTG GTACATCAATGCACTTGGTACAGGCTCAGCCCACTTTTCCTTACATGTCAAAAATACCCAAGTTATAACCAAAGCGGAAGACCTTAGAATGGAATTAAACTCCAAAAAGAGGACAAGCAATT TGTTCATAGTGTGTGGGACGCCAGAAGATATCGTGGACCTGAAGAATGGAACTATGGAGGTTGATCCTAGTGTTGTCTTCATCCTGGTCGATCTTTACAA TGATAAGTACTACACCAATAAGTCCTCTATCCCTGCTATGAAGAACGTGTTGGTTCTCACCATGCCCAACACTAGGAACTATACTGTGGACACAGACCTGGGCAACAACGTGATG ATGAATGACTATATGGCAGCGTACCATGATGCAGTGCTGCTGTTTGGTCAGGTGATGAGGAAGATCTGGAGCAAGCCTGAGTCTGAGCTCAACCACACGGAGGTAGTCAATATCAACCACTTCAGAAACATCTCATTTGACG GCATCGCAGGCCACTACAAGCTGGATGACCATGGGGACAGAGACGTGAATTTTTCAGTCATTTACACCACCACTGACAACAAG TATGAAACTTTATTTATATTCAACACTGTCTACAACTACACCAACATCGTCAACAGTAAACCATCCTTCATCTGGGGCAGACATCTCCCAAATGACATTCCAGATCAGG gtTTGGGGGTGCAGAACATCGTTGTCATTGTCTTAGGTGtcactgtggtggtggtggctacCATCGCATTCATCTTCTACAG GCAGAACAGGAGAGAGCGCCaggtgaggaagagatggtctcaCATCCACTCTGACCTCATCACCCCGCTGGAGTATAACGAACGTAGCTTGGTCTGCCTCAAG ATTGACGAAGACCACAGGACAAACAAAAGTTATATGATCCGCCAAGGACGCTATGATAAAAAG ATTGTGATCCTGAAGGAGCTGAACCACTCGGACGGGAACTTTAACAAGAGCCAGAGGATAGAGCTCAACTCG CTTCTGCACATTGACTACTACAACCTGACTAAGTTCTATGGCACAGTCAAGTATGATCATGGTGTGTTTGGGGTGTTCGAGTACGGCGAGAGGGGATCTCTAAGG TGTGTGCTGAATGACAATATTTCATACCCGGAGGAGACCTTCATGGACTGGGAGTTTAAGATCTCTGTAATGTACGACATCGCCAAG GGTATGTCCTACCTCCATTCCAGTGACATCCAGGTCCATGGCCGTCTCAAATCTACTAACTGTGTGGTGGACAACCGCATGGTGGTCAAGATCACTGGCTTTGGCTGCAACACTATTCTAAACCCAGGCAGAG ACCTGTGGACAGCTCCAGAGCACCTGCGAAGACAGGGGATCTCCCAGAAGGGAGATGTCTACAGCTTTGCCATCATCGCCCAGGAGATAGTTCTCAGGAGGAAAACCTTTTACACCGAGGCCTACTCCGACCGCACAG AGAAAATGGCCAGAGTGCAGTACCCTATCAAAATAACCTATTTCAGACCTGATCTGAATTTTGAGACTGCAGGAGAAAAAGAACTGGAG GTGTACATGCTGATAAAGATCTGCTGGGATGAGGACCCAGAGCGAAGGCCTGACTTTAAGAAGATAGAGAGCTCACTGGGGAAGATCTTCAG TAACCTGCACAACCAGGCTAATGAGAGCTACATGGACAACCTGATCCGTCGTCTACAGATGTACTCCCGGAACCTGGAGcacctggtggaggagaggacaaCTCTGTACAAGGCTGAGAGAGACAGGGCCGACTGCCTCAACTTCATGCTGCTGCCTCG tcctGTGGTGCGTTCTCTGAAGGAGACAGGCATCGTGGAGCCGGAGCTGTTTGAGGAGGTGACGGTGTACTTCAGCGACATCGTGGGCTTTACCACCCTGTGCCAGTACAGCACCCCCATGGAAGTGGTGGACATGCTCAACGACATCTACAAGGGCTTCGACAGCATCCTCGACCACCACGACGTAtacaag GTGGAGACGATAGGTGATGCGTACATGGTCGCGTCGGGGTTGCCTCGGCGGAACGGGAACAGGCACGCGGTGGACATCTCCCGCATGGCCCTGGACATTGTGGCATTTATGGGGACCTTCCAGCTCAGACATCTGCCGGGACTACCTGTGTGGATCCGCATTGGGATGCACTCAG GCCCCTGTGCAGCAGGAGTGGTGGGGATAAAGATGCCCAGATACTGCCTGTTTGGAGACACAGTCAACACTGCCTCTAGCATGGAGTCAACGGGACATC CCCTGAGAATCCACGTCAGTCAGCCCACCATCAGCATCCTACAGAGGACAGACTGCAAGTTTGAGTACGAGAAGAGAGGCGAGACTTTTCTCAAG gGTAAAGGCACAGAGTTGACCTACTGGTTGACAGGTGAAACAGGAGAGGACTACAACCTGCCAACGCCACCGACAGC GGAGAACTGCCAGCGTCTGCAGCAGGATCTGGCCCAGATGATCCAGGAGTGTCTTGAGAACCGCTCGCTGGGGTCAGAGGTCATGGAGGAGAGGAATACCCTGTCCATGAGGCAGAGGgtggggagggacggaggggagcaggggggagaggaggaggataacgaTGACCAGCCAGAGTACCTCCATCTGGCTACGGTCAACAACTTCAGTACTTTATTGTAG